Proteins from a genomic interval of Chelonoidis abingdonii isolate Lonesome George chromosome 7, CheloAbing_2.0, whole genome shotgun sequence:
- the SPATA46 gene encoding spermatogenesis-associated protein 46: protein MENFSLLTISGPRLPSCAMKSERELPFPRNTPSLPACVPSDGQNSEPLGCNCTIYRPWFSPYSYFVCMDKVSKREACSFPDMLVASARDTSQPDELPESICSSSCSLEKARPNEGTRRASPGVEARDCITSRDILMASKWQPAPQNGYKCVACCRVFPTLHSLKTHVKCGFKEGFSCQVYYHRLKVLWEKERTARPSNWLAFSSCKTPK from the exons ATGGAGAACTTCTCCCTGCTGACGATCTCTGGGCCTCGTCTGCCCAGCTGTGCCATGAAGAGCGAACGTGAGCTGCCATTCCCCAGGAACACACCCAGCCTGCCAG CTTGTGTCCCCAGCGATGGCCAGAACAGCGAGCCTCTAGGGTGCAATTGCACCATCTACCGGCCCTGGTTCTCCCCCTACAGCTACTTTGTGTGCATGGACAAGGTCAGCAAGCGGGAGGCCTGCAGCTTCCCAGACATGCTGGTGGCCAGCGCCAGGGACACCAGCCAGCCTGATGAGCTCCCAGAGAgcatctgctcctcctcctgctccctggagAAGGCTCGCCCCAACGAGGGCACAAggagagccagccctggtgtggAGGCCAGGGACTGCATCACATCCCGGGACATCCTGATGGCCTCCAAGTGGCAGCCAGCGCCACAGAACGGCTACAAGTGCGTGGCCTGCTGCCGCGTCTTCCCCACCCTGCACTCACTCAAGACGCATGTCAAGTGTGGCTTCAAGGAGGGCTTTAGCTGCCAGGTGTATTACCACAGGCTCAAAGTGCTGTGGGAGAAGGAGCGCACAGCCCGGCCCAGCAACTGGCTGGCCTTCAGCAGCTGCAAAACACCCAAGTGA